A region of the Pricia mediterranea genome:
AACTTTCTGTAATGTTCTCGAGAGACGGGTGGAAAAAGAACAAAGGGAAGAGAGAAGAGAACAGAGGGAAAGGATGAGCGCAGGAAGGAACAGGTTACAGGTTACGGAGGACGGATGACGGCGGGTACAGGCGACTATGGAACGAGTTCCTTGATTTTCTCGTAGACCATATGGCTTTCCCACCCACGGTAAAGTAGATAGTCCGCAAGTTTTTTTCTTCTTTTAAGCCGATTCTTTTCAGTGATTTGGACTACTCTTTTACGGGCCAGGGCATCGAAGGTTTCCAGATACGCATTCTCGTCGATTTCCTGCAGCGCCGTTTTGATGTTGAATCTTGAGATTTGACGCTGTTTCAATTCTGCGGTAATCCGCTTTCTCCCCCATTTTTTAATATTGAACTTCCCGCGGGCAAAGCTCTTGGCAAAGCGCTCTTCGTTCAGGTAATTGTTGTCGATAAGATGAACCGTTATTTGGTCTATTGCCTCCGGTATCATACGCATGGATTTCAATTTGCGGACAACTTCGTGATGACAACGTTCTTGGTATGCGCAATAGTTCTCCAATTTTCGAGTGGCTTCCTGAAGGGTATAGGCTTTGGTCATTCCGAGAATATTAAAGGTCTGGTATCATAAATATAGCCATTTTCAAAACAAAAAAGCGACCCTCCGTGTTGCCGAAGAATCGCTTTATGATGTAATACTTGATAGGTGTCAGTGATGACAGTCCCTTGTCAATAAATTGTTTTGCCGTTCTTATCGGTAAAACGATATTCGAGATACGTGTAGGCATCACGGGGCTGTATTTTGATCCATCTCTTATGTTCCAAAAACCATTTGGAGCGTATTGACGGAAAGCCCTTGGTGATAAAAGCAGCGATAAAGGGGTGGATGTTCAAGGTTATCTTCTCATCCTTTTTGGGTCCCTTTAAAAGCTTTTCGAGATCGACATTTATTTTGTCCACTAATACGATCGGGGCCTCTACTTCCTTTCCGTTTCCGTTCGGGTTCTCCTCGGTCGTTTTAATGTTCATCTCGGGACGAACGCGTTGTCTTGTAATCTGTATCAGCCCGAATTTGCTGGGCGGCAGAATCTTGTGTTTGGCGCGATCGTCTTTCATCTCACTGCGGAGATGATCGAAAAGTTTTCTTCTATGCGGTGCCTTTACCATATCGATAAAGTCTACCACGATAATACCGCCCATGTCACGTAGCCGTAATTGCCTGGCGATTTCGGAAGCGGCCAGAAGGTTCACTTCCAATGCGGTATCTTCTTGGCTCTTACCTCGGCTCGAACGATTACCGCTGTTCACGTCAACGACGTGCAGTGCTTCGGTATGTTCGATGATGAGGTAGGCACCCTTGCTCATGGTGGCGGTACGGCCAAAGGATGTTTTGATCTGCCGCTCTATCCCGAATTTTTCGAAAATAGGAACGGACGATGTGTACAGTTTGACAATCGATTCCTTTCCGGGAGCGATTTCTTGCACATAATCCTTGATCTGGTCGTAAAGCGTCCTATCGTCAACATGAATACCGGTAAAGGTATCATTGAAAACATCCCTCAGTATCGAAGAAGCCCTGTTGAGCTCTACCAAAACCTTGGAGGGGGTGTGCGCTTTTTGCAACTTTCCGCACATGGTCGACCATTTGGCCAACAAGTTTTCTAGGTCTTTGTCAAGTTCCGCTACCTTTTTGCCTTCGGCAACGGTTCTGATAATCACACCAAACCCCTTGGGTTTAATGCTTC
Encoded here:
- a CDS encoding regulatory protein RecX, which gives rise to MTKAYTLQEATRKLENYCAYQERCHHEVVRKLKSMRMIPEAIDQITVHLIDNNYLNEERFAKSFARGKFNIKKWGRKRITAELKQRQISRFNIKTALQEIDENAYLETFDALARKRVVQITEKNRLKRRKKLADYLLYRGWESHMVYEKIKELVP
- a CDS encoding ribonuclease E/G, translating into MNRELIVRSSSDAVDFALLKDGKLTELHKEEDNNDFSVGDILLAKVRKPVTGLNAAFVNVGYEKDAFLHYHDLGPQLATMLKFIKQVSTGKLKDYTLVNFPTEKDIDKNGVITDVIKANQSLLVQIVKEPISTKGPRISSELSIAGRYLVMVPFSDRVSVSQKIGSNKEKDRLKRLVRSIKPKGFGVIIRTVAEGKKVAELDKDLENLLAKWSTMCGKLQKAHTPSKVLVELNRASSILRDVFNDTFTGIHVDDRTLYDQIKDYVQEIAPGKESIVKLYTSSVPIFEKFGIERQIKTSFGRTATMSKGAYLIIEHTEALHVVDVNSGNRSSRGKSQEDTALEVNLLAASEIARQLRLRDMGGIIVVDFIDMVKAPHRRKLFDHLRSEMKDDRAKHKILPPSKFGLIQITRQRVRPEMNIKTTEENPNGNGKEVEAPIVLVDKINVDLEKLLKGPKKDEKITLNIHPFIAAFITKGFPSIRSKWFLEHKRWIKIQPRDAYTYLEYRFTDKNGKTIY